Below is a genomic region from Sphingomonas phyllosphaerae.
CCCTGCATCGACACGCCGTCGAGCAGCGGGTTGGCGATCGCCTTCTGCGCGGCGATCAGCGCACGGTCGTCACCTTCCGCCTCGCCGGTCCCCATCATTGCCTTGCCCATCTCTTGCATCACCGAGCGGACGTCGGCGAAGTCGAGGTTGATGAGGCCGGGCATGACCATTAGGTCGGTGATGCCGCGCACGCCCTGCTGCAGCACCTCATCGGCCATTTCGAAGGCCTGCTTGAACGTGGTGTTGGCGTTGGCGACCAGGAACAGGTTCTGGTTCGGGATCACGATCAGCGTGTCGACGAACTTCTGCAATTCCTCGATGCCCGCATCGGCCGACTTCGCGCGGCGATTGCCCTCAAAGCTGAACGGCTTGGTCACGACGCCGACCGTCAGGATGCCCATGTCGCGCGCCGTCTTGGCGATCACCGGGGCCGCGCCGGTGCCGGTGCCGCCGCCCATGCCCGCGGCGATGAAGCACATGTGGCTGCCCTCGAGCAGCCGGCCCAGCTCCTCGATCGTCTCCTCGGCCGCGGCGCGCCCGATCTCGGGACGGCTGCCCGCGCCCAGCCCCTGCGTGATCTTCGCGCCGAGCTGGATCTTCTGCTCCGCCTCGGACTGCTTGAGCGCCTGCGCGTCGGTGTTCGCGACGAGGAAGTTCACGCCCTGCACGTCCGCGCGCATCATATTGGCGATCGCGTTGCCGCCGGCGCCACCGACGCCGATCACGGTGATCCGCGGGGTCAGATCGTCGAGATCGGGCGTGATGAATTCGATGCTCATCGCAACATTACTCCGTCCGCCCGCGTCGCTGATTTCATAACGGGCCGTTTACACCGATGTGCAACATGCGGGCGCGCGGTGAAAGAGGAAACACCGCGAAACGCCCTGTTGTCGCGTCAATAATTCGCCTTCGCGGCCTGCACGAGCTTCCAGAAGCCGCGCAACCCCCTCTGACGGTGGACCATTTGCTGCGTCGGCGCGAGGCCGCGCAGGTCGATGGGATCGCTGGCGGCGAAGAACGCCAGCCCGGCCAGCGTCGCGAAACCGGGACCGGAATGCGCCTCCGGCAGCCCGGTCAGCCCGCGCGGGCGGCCGATCCGCACCGACCGCCCCAGCGCCTGCTGCGCATAGTCGGCGATCCCCTTCAACTCGGCGCCGCCACCGGTCAGCACCACCTGCCGCCCAACCGGTCCCTCGAACTTTAATTCCTTGAGCGCCGACTGGATTTCGCCGACCAGATGCTCCAGCCGCAGCCGGATCACCGCGATCAGCGCTGCCTTGGTGATCTGGAGCGCTTCGGAATCCTCTTCCTGCGTGCGCTCGCGAATCGTCACCATCTCGTGATTGTCGCGCGGCGAGGCGTTGGCCGAGCCGTGGAAGCATTTGATCCGCTCGGCCTGCAAGCGCGTGGTGCCGAAGGCGGAAGCGATATCGTCGGTGATGTCGGCCGCGCCGAACGGGATCGACTTGAGCCCGACCAGCATCGATCCCGCGAACAGCGAAACGTTGGTGATCCCCGCGCCGATCTCGACGAGCGCGACGCCCAGATCGCGTTCCTCGCTGGTGAGGCAGGCGAGCCCGGTCGCGACCGGCGCGGCGATGATCGACTTGACCTCCAGATGCGCCGAGCGGACGCACAGGTCGAGGTTGCGCACCGGCGAGCCGTCGGCGGCGATGACGTGGATGTGGACGCCGAGCCGGTCGGCATGGAGCCCGAGCGGCTTCTTCACCCCGGTCAGCCCGTCGAGCGTGTAGAGCGCGGGCTGCGCGTGGAGCACCATCCGCCCCTGCGGATCGATCGACTGCCGCCCTTCGTGGAGCAGCGCGTCGATATCGGCCTGTTCGATGCGCATCCCGCCCAGCTCGGCCTCGATGAACGCCTCGTCGCTGACCAGCCCGCCCGCCGAGAAGCCCGCCCAGACGTTTTCGATGTTGAAGCCGGCGATCCGCTCCGCCTGTTCGACCGCCTCGCGCACCGCGACCTCGGTGGCGCTCATGTCGGCGATATAGCCGCGCTTGACGCCGCGGCTCTCGCGCTGGCCAGTGCCGAGCACGTTGAGTTCGCCGCCATCGCCCTTTTGCGCGATCATCGCCGATACCTTGGACGATCCGATGTCCAGCGCGGTAATCAGGCCGTCGGGTGCCACCTTCGCCATCGCTCTACCCCCTCATGCTTCGCCGGAACGCAGCGCTTCCCCGGCGCGCGCCTCGATCGTTCGGTCGTTGTCGCCGATCACGTTGTTGCCCGTCGCCGCCGCGGCATCGGCAGGCGGGTCGTTGCGGCCGTCGTCCGCGACCTGTTGCTTGTCCTGCCCCGCGCGACGCGCATACATTTTGGCCGGATCGCGCAGGTCGAAGCGCAGCCAACCCTTGCCGAGCAACGGATCCGCGCCATCCATCTGCGCGAACTTGATGAGCGCCTGCGGCGCGCCGTCCTGCGGCAGCGCCAGCGTCTCGCCGGTCGTGAAGGTCAGATCCCAGCGACGGTTGCCGACCCAGGTCGCGGCGCGGATGCGCGGGCGCAGCGCGGGGGCGGCGGCGAGCAGCGCCTGATAGCCCGGCTCCTGCTGGTTCGCGCCGGGGCCGATCACCAGCGGCAGATCGGGCATGTGCGTCGGCGCGACCGGCGCGAGCAGCCGCCCGGTCGCGTCGATCAGCGTCAATTGCCCCTTGTCCTGCCAGATCGCCGCCGGCTCGCGCTCGGTGATGTGGATCACCAGCCGGTCGGGCAACCGCCGCGCGACATAGGCGTCGGAAATCCAGCCATAGGCAAGCAGCCGGTCGCGGACGCGCTCCAAATCGACGCGCAGCATCGCGCGCGACGACTGATCCTCCAGCGCGACCGCATAGACCGTCTCGCGGTCCATCCGCTTCAGCCCGGTGATGTCGACTTGCTCGACGCGCAGCCCGGCGCGTCCCGCCGCCTCAGCGACGCCAGCGCCGATCGCCTGCGGCACGCCGAGCAGGTTGGCGACGAACAAGGTCGCGACGCCGACCCCGCCCAGCACCGTCCACGT
It encodes:
- a CDS encoding FtsQ-type POTRA domain-containing protein, which codes for MSRTIKRGAAPPGRRPTPNRRRVPKASLGDRLLAKMPISEDALRKAVTWTVLGGVGVATLFVANLLGVPQAIGAGVAEAAGRAGLRVEQVDITGLKRMDRETVYAVALEDQSSRAMLRVDLERVRDRLLAYGWISDAYVARRLPDRLVIHITEREPAAIWQDKGQLTLIDATGRLLAPVAPTHMPDLPLVIGPGANQQEPGYQALLAAAPALRPRIRAATWVGNRRWDLTFTTGETLALPQDGAPQALIKFAQMDGADPLLGKGWLRFDLRDPAKMYARRAGQDKQQVADDGRNDPPADAAAATGNNVIGDNDRTIEARAGEALRSGEA
- the ftsZ gene encoding cell division protein FtsZ; the protein is MSIEFITPDLDDLTPRITVIGVGGAGGNAIANMMRADVQGVNFLVANTDAQALKQSEAEQKIQLGAKITQGLGAGSRPEIGRAAAEETIEELGRLLEGSHMCFIAAGMGGGTGTGAAPVIAKTARDMGILTVGVVTKPFSFEGNRRAKSADAGIEELQKFVDTLIVIPNQNLFLVANANTTFKQAFEMADEVLQQGVRGITDLMVMPGLINLDFADVRSVMQEMGKAMMGTGEAEGDDRALIAAQKAIANPLLDGVSMQGAKGVIVSITGGDDMRLLEVDEAANHIRELVDPDANIIWGSAFNPELEGKIRVSVVATGIESVGQATAPAAASAPSEPPRTFSFSAPRRTDAAPAPAAAAPAATPAPQPVAYEPTPAVPPQQPSGAAAGAMAEGVPPANGGANVDPSPARPAEDELVLGAESLMPATPPAGDAQRRRFLAPGAEEETPAPAQPRVKLGGTLFERMQNATRNAGGRAVEDDGREPGDLPRFLHRQNNQ
- the ftsA gene encoding cell division protein FtsA — its product is MAKVAPDGLITALDIGSSKVSAMIAQKGDGGELNVLGTGQRESRGVKRGYIADMSATEVAVREAVEQAERIAGFNIENVWAGFSAGGLVSDEAFIEAELGGMRIEQADIDALLHEGRQSIDPQGRMVLHAQPALYTLDGLTGVKKPLGLHADRLGVHIHVIAADGSPVRNLDLCVRSAHLEVKSIIAAPVATGLACLTSEERDLGVALVEIGAGITNVSLFAGSMLVGLKSIPFGAADITDDIASAFGTTRLQAERIKCFHGSANASPRDNHEMVTIRERTQEEDSEALQITKAALIAVIRLRLEHLVGEIQSALKELKFEGPVGRQVVLTGGGAELKGIADYAQQALGRSVRIGRPRGLTGLPEAHSGPGFATLAGLAFFAASDPIDLRGLAPTQQMVHRQRGLRGFWKLVQAAKANY